The Melanotaenia boesemani isolate fMelBoe1 chromosome 17, fMelBoe1.pri, whole genome shotgun sequence genome segment ATATTGAGATTTGCTTtgtgatttaatcttttaaattctgGCTTCTGTTCaatatttatgcagaaatatGTTTCTATATGATGTGGAGGACTATTACATGACATCAAAATATGAATATATTCTAACAAGGAAGCAAAGTTAAAATATGAATGGGCTTCACTTGCCAACTACAAGACCTGTGGTCAAAACCCGGAAGGTTAAATTTCCTTGTAGTGACCTGaacagtctgatgttgattATCTTATTTACACCACAAAATGTGATgtctattttatttctgtacGGCACACAGCGGtggcacacacagacacgtgcgTGCACACGTAGTGTGCTCATTCCAACCAGCAAAAAATGCATATTAGAAAATATGTCTTCAACTACCTGGAAATCAGACAGATATCATGGAGTTTTGTAAACTCTCccatggagatgaagatggGAAACACTCGTGTTATGCTGAGAACTTTATGGGTATCACGACGATGCAACTGAACGAGCTTAAACTACCATCACTGTATTATTACGGCTCAAAATGGACCCAATATTCTTTGTAAGTTTGATTAAcgtcaacacgttatctgagatctgaaaaTTTAGAGCAACTCCACTCAGTAAATTGTCTTTATTCACCTCATCAGGACATTTTAGAAGCtggactgttttctgtctcagtgtttcagtcatttatggaaaattagtcCGTGGTGAGGTTTGAAGAGGTGTCTTCACAGCTGACTGTAGCCGTCACctgatgtttaatttaaacatgtagCCTACCTCGTCTTCAACTCGTTTTATTAAGGTATTGAACTCTTTCACTGGGAAACGTATGATGGGCTTTGCATCCCCCACAAGTGCAAAGCCCAAGAATATGAAGGAGTGTAACTGGTACTTAATCTGTAGTTTTGCACCCAGTTACTTGGTCCTCTCTGTGCTGCGGCTACCTCCTCGCCACTTAATGAGTGTGGGGAATGAGACGCAAAGCAAATCCAACCAAATAAAGCAGAATAGCGGCTGGACCCTACTGTTGCACGAGAAAGACGACAGGAATATGTCTAAAGAGACTGGATTTGTAAAACGGTGGCTACTGCAGGTTGGAAACCTGGAACAGGTGCCGTTAAACATGTTAATCACGCTCTTTGCCATTTGCTAATTGCAACGTCTTAAATTGCGATTTCGACTTGATGTAGAGGATCAGTTCAATACAGGACTTGTGTGTGTTGGGTACCTGGTCACTTAGCAGGATGTGTATGCCTGTAGGACCCTGTCTGTACACCTGGTTGATCTTTCCCAGTGGaatgccacacacacatgccatcTTGCGGATGAGTTCTGCAGCTGTAAGCTCTTCTAAGTACAAAGCATGGTACACTGCacagaaacaaagcagaaataatatttcacactcatgctgacagacacacacacacacactcttgtaTTTAACAATCATCAGGAAACAGTTTCCTTACCATGTAAACTCGGGGAGACGCTGTGATCTCCGTTTTCACTGGTGCAGTGCCTCTCCAGCAGGGGGCTCTCCTGAGGAGACTCCTGACAGACGTACACTGTCAACCTGGGACGCACTgacctgcacacaaacaaaacaactcaCAGTGAGACACTTCCTTGAGTGTAGAGGAGGTGACATGTTCACAAACAAGAGGAGGTAACAGGAAATGAGAGGCCATGGTTAACAAAAGAAGACAGGATAAAGACATTTTTGCAACTGAAGCATCCTGTTacgttcttctttttttcataattcATTGTGTTAtattaacaacaaaaataaataaataataaagatgaaGAAATATACACCTGGATTTGAGTGCATTGAAGAGTCTGATCCCATCTGCCGGTCCACAAATCTGGACCAGGTCATCCCGCGTGAGCTTTAACAAATCagaaccttaaaaaaaacaaaacaaaaggtccAGTCACTTGTAATGCAGGTCTTACTGTGCTACATCATGTCTACTGGGTGCTTTGTTAAATGGCTGCTCTTCACACATCATTTATAGTGAATGGGCAGCTGATGGCTGTTAGAtatgattaattatttttcatttgataattacagaaaacacaagacTGAAAGTGCTCCACTTAAATATCTAAAGGCCACAAAGAAATGTAGGTGGAGCTGCCATGTaaggtgtccatctttaactGGAGTGGGAGTTCAGTATGCAGATATCTTAAAATGCTAGTCAATCGTCCCATTTCTAATTACTTCTAATAGTTTTACAGATTGCATGAAAATAACTGTTTGCTGCTGGTCAAAATACTGTTGGTTGTTTGCAGAGGGCCATCATAAGGCATAATGGGGAAGCAGAATCACTAGCAAAGGACCAATGGTTTATGATGGAGACAACAGAATTAGCTGAAACTGCAGCAcaactgggggaaaaaaaataaaggaggaaatTGTTACACAAGAAACTAATAtgcaacagcagaaaaaatCATTAACCCTCCACTAATAACATGTATATTTTATACACtattagttattttatatgttATTAGTACAATTACACATTGGATAAAACACAAGCCTTTGTGTACCTGAGAAGTGAGAGAAGAGTCGGGCGTAGGAGCTGAAGCGGTTTTTCAGCAGCCACTTCTGTGTGTCCTGTATGGAGGCAGTGGGACTCAACTGCTGTAAAAGACACATCAGTCAGTTTCAATGGATGCATCGACCTATTCAAGTTTACTGAAAAAGTAATCTAATAGTGAGCAAATACTGCGTGTATTTGATGTAATTTAGTCTTCTCATTGCTATAATACGCAGACATGCGTcttaatattgattttttttttttctataaaagaCAACAGCATAATTTCCCACCTAGAGTGATGGTGCcaatttcatttttcatttaattttcaaagtttattttaaacatgttttttcatttacaaaatttACATCTTAACATTTCATTTCTGAAAAGGAGTGGGCAGAAGTATAAACTTATATAGCCCTGCCCCATTTCTATAACACACTGTAACACTCCACCTCCATTACACAACTCAGGTTTCCTGCCCCCCAcgcaaacaaatgaaacaaaacacaacaatattTCTGGCTTCAAACACTgtcacaccatcatcatcatcatcctttgTTAAACTGTTGTTCTTCAAGCTTATATTTAAAATTTGCATTTTGTACCTTCTATATTTTTACTTTCCTTTAATTGATCTGTTAAGCTGTTCCATAACATTATCCCTGACACGACACACACATACTTCTTAAAGTTGTTCCGACACGCTGgatttttaaattcagctttCCTTTTAAATCATAACCTCCTTCTCttactgaaaataaattctCAACATTATTTGGAAGTAAATTATTTCTGGCTCTGAATATTATTTGTGCCgttttaaaatgaatcaaatcTGGAAATTTTAGagcttgtatttttttaaaagagttaATTTGGATGATCTCTATATCCGCCATTATTTAATCAATCTTTCCTgcattgtatttattgtttttatgtcctaATGTCACAAGTTTAATTTACAGTGAGAAGGCTgtgcaaagaagaaaactacTATTTGAATTATACTTAGAGACTTGAAATCATTCAGtatattattagtattatcaCTATGTTGATAAACTTACTGAAGTACAAGAAGCATTGTATTTAGTCAAAAATATGTCAATAGCAGCAGTCTTACTGACTAATGACTTGACATGCAAAGTAGAGGCGTTAGTGGTAACATTAAGGACTCAGTTGAAATAAAATTAGGCAACTTTGACAGGTTGaaatatgttttgttatttaaaaaaaaaagaaaaaaagaaagtgtttttGTGAAAATACATACTAACCTCTGAGTTGTTGTGGCTGCCAGGGTCTACCTGGTGATTGGGAGAGGACGAGTCACTAGAAAACAAAGATAAGATTCAAATTTGGTAACATCAGTCATATTATAAAGTCATAAACCCAAACTCGACATGAAAACCCACAGGTACCTGTCTAGTACTGAGGAGGTTGTGTAGGTGGACAATGGGGTGGAGGTGAAGGAGGGGGTAGCTGCCTGGTTGGTGCTGGCGTAGGCGGCATCTGGCCAAGGGGAACACtgagaggggggaaaaaaaaatacacaaaattctCAGGAACAGCCTCACAAGGAAGACAAGGCAGCTTCAACCGTCCACAAGAGCTTAATAGATGATGAAAAAGTCAATATGGGCTTAGAATTCAGCTTTGCACCATCTCCACCCCACCTAATACACGTCTAATACCAGCCCCTCCACACCGACTGATATAGCTgtctaataaaaaagaagaatgaaaaaaaaagcagactaCGGATGGTGTCatagggaggaggaggagtggagaggaGAGCAAGGTGCTTACACTGCCTCTCTTGGCCAAGGAGTCACCACAGTCAGCGGGAAGTGTCCGCTTGCTGGACTTTTTCAGCTCATGGTCGCCCGCATCCTCTATGATGGGCTCAAGCCTCGTCTATATACGGACACACAGCAGACGTTAGCCAGCCAGcgaccaacacacaaacattcataCCAGAAACACTAAAATtgagctttttttaaatcaagatgAGGCAGAAAATGTTCTGACATAAACTCAATGGGAAACCAGCGTTAAGACACCTAAACTAATGATCTCTCTGTTAATATCACTGAGATTAATGCAGCAAAGATGCAAAACAAATGACACATTTGAGTATTTCTGTTGTGTAGGTTGCCACTACCAGACAGACATgagacaaaatataaataacttgGGGGCATACCACATCTTTTTTAAGTAGCATGAAGTCAATCCAGTTAATTTCACAGTATTAAGCTGTACATTAAGACATGATAATCTAATaaagtaaaatcaaataaatcgAAGTGTAGAGCCTAGTTTCCTTCATCCAAAGCAAAACATCCGTATAGATATTAAATGAAAGCCTGAAGGAGCTTTGAAGAAAACTTTTGTTTCAAGTGAAGTCATGATGTTGCTCAATGTGCTTCTTTTGCATAAAAGAAGGAGCAAAAATTAAATGAGATGATGTGGTTATGGCTGTTTTACACTGATATGGCTGTTGGTTGTTAGATTTTTAATCAGAAGAATCCTGCCTGAAAAAAAATAGTCTTAAACGGCAGTTTTGTCCTTCACCTCAAAATGTGCTGTTTAATGAGTAATTTTCCAGAAATGCATTTCATCTAGTGGGATGAACACATTTTAACATGGAAACCGAACCAGCATTCATCTTAGTATTTAAGCAAAGATTGTGCTAAAGACACAGAAAGCATGACGGTcaacagcagctgcagactgacCTCTGATAGGACAGTGGTATCATAAGAAGGCTGGTACTTTTCCTTCTCTTGAGTGGTGCGcttctccatcttttctctgTCAGTCTTTTGTTTACGATCTGCCCCCTTTGGCTACACAGGAAGCAAAGACAGATGTAACTACTGTGTGAGCTGGCCTGCAGGTTGGCAGAGAGTCAATAATTTGCCTAGTGAGAGACTGAAGGTATACCTTGAAGACTTTGATTTGGCAGGAGGCAGAGTGGAGGTGCTCTGTGTACTCTCCACCTTCTCCCTGGGTGAACGTGTCGATCTGGATCCTGAAGGGGACGCCTTTCTCTCCGCCATGCTTTCTGGGAGTAAACTCAGTGCTGATGCAGTGCACCTGTAGACAGTGGAGCAAACAACAGTCTCATGTGCTCAAAATGTGTCTTTGATGTGGAAAGACACAAAGAGCTGATGTACAAGATGTACAAgtgaggatgtttttttttttttgttacctgCACAAAAACAGAAGTTCTTTTGTTTATGTCCCACAGAAACTCTGCCGCGTTAAGCTGGGAGGTGTGAGTCTTTGGCTCCACAATGCCCACTGACATGGGGATATCTGTTTCAGACAAACGTACAGCTATCTGAGCTGCAAATCATACACAGGGCAGTTTAACACTTCCTGTCAGGTATCTTTACCGATGTCAAGGAGACGGTCGCCAGGACGATTCCACTTCCAGCcttccagctgctggtgttCTGTATACTGCAGTCGACGGTCATGAAACACTACTCGCACAAtgctctgcacacacacacacacacagattaaattATAAAGTGCACTTGATATAGGAAGCAGTACTTATCCTCTAGCTTTGAGGGTCCTCTAACCTTCACCATCTTGTTGGTGAGCTCTGGTAACTCCCCTGATCTCCTGTTGTCCAACAAACGCATCTCATAAGACTGGCCTGAGTGAGACAGAATGAAGATGCACATAAAATTGAGAGAAAGAAACCTCATTATGGACTCTACTGAAAGAACATGCttccttttaaatgtaatttggaTGAGGCACAAGACAAAAGCCCATTTTGAGCCACACTGAAGTAATAAaaaacactggacagtttttttttttttggagtccagctttgtttttcttttaaatggccAATTCTTAGTAAAATATCAACATCAGGACACCAGTATGAGGCTGTAATGATAAAAAGGTgaagttttctgttattttagcttttttaggagaataaattaaatcaataaaatatgaGAAATTAATGCTgctacagttttaaaaaaaatagattatcgATGTTTAGACAGTTTAAAATGCAACACGTTTGCCTGCAGTCTCTGAGCTCAAGTCCCACAACAGTTTAGAACAAGCCATGTTCATGTACTTTAGTTCAGTCAGTGTGTGGGCCCCTTGCTGCTTAGAAACATAACAGACTTACAGAAACAACCTGCATTTCTCTGCCTGTTTTAGAAACCTAAATTTATCGTGTTTACACTTTGTAAACACAGATTGCACTTGTTGTATTAGTCTTCACAAAAGATGTGCTACAAagtacacaaagaaaaatatgatcTTTGCTTTTCAAATCTTCTCCAGTAGAGATGGTGAGCCAACAATGTCAGAGCTTAATGATGCTGCAGTGTTTCAAATTTAAGACCTTTGCAAGACATAATAATTTCATATATGTAATCTACAATATGCTGATCTTCCACAAGAAATAGCGCATCTCAAACTAATGACAACCAGTCCACCTTCAAAACTGTCTAGTCAGCAAAAAGAAAGCTgaatcagcaaaaaaaaagcagccaacTATTTCAGCTGCAGTGACATTTCTGGTTAATTTGCATTTGAAAAATCTATTTTGTGTATGATTTATGTTACAATCAAATAGAGCAGAATTACTAGTAGGTTGATTAACAAGCACCTTCCTTCCATTGTGCAGAAAGCATTGAGAAGATGGAACTTCACATATCTTTAGAGATGATATTGTTAGGTTCTTTGTTAATCTCTTTGTGCCATTAAACAATGTCAGagaataaacaataaactgtTAGGGAAAACTTAGTGTTTTGAACCTACAAAGACCAGTTTCATTATTAAGACATCAAACTAATGTGCATTAATGTATGTGCTTACTATGTAATGATGAAAAAGTGAGTTTGTAGCTCCATAACATGAGGAACAGGTTTTGCACATGCAAAGCACATAAAACACCCAAGTCTTCTCACTCAGTTTTGTTAGTCTGAGCAGATAATTACTTTACAACCATTTACAACTAGGTCAGAGGCTTACAGATTGCACTGAATTTTAGGTTGGTTTAGTTCTTGGTTTTCACATAAAAGGCAGCTGgacatttcttgtttttttttttaaatgacatttcacCTCAAATCAAAACTAAATTTTAACCGAGTCATGGAGAGTTTCAGACTTTGAGACTATGCTGTAAAACCTGAAGATAGATATCTCAAGCTACAGTAAAAAAGCTGCAGTAGTAGTAATACTAGTGgtataataatacattttatttccgGGCGCCGTTTACGACAACCAAAGTCACTTTACAggaacataataaaatgcattCAATTAAAATACAAGATATTTTAAACTAACAACATACAGAGCAATTGGTCACAGGGATTAACAGAGTTTAAACAGATGGGTTTtgagttttgatttaaaaagcagaaattaatCAGTATTGCGGAGGTCAGGGGGGAGTGAAATCCATTACTGGGGAGCACAGCGGCTGAATGCTCAGCCACCATGGTAGTGAGATGACCAGAGGGGAAAGTAGGACAAATGGAAGAAGAGGATCTGAGGATGCAAGAAGGTATGAAAATGTAAAGGAGGCCAGAAAGGTAAGGGGGGGAGGGGGTTGTGGATAGCCTTGTAGGTAAGAAGTAGTATTTTGAAATGAACGCAGTAtgtgatggggagccagtggagctgcagcaggaccGGTGTGATGAGTCCTGGGGACGATGTGAGCGATGTTGAACTTTCTACCAATTAAAGTTTATGGAGGATTTTCTGTGGGAGACCAAACAGATGGGAGTTGCAGTAGTTGGGTCGAGAGGTGAttagacctgaaccagaacagAAGCGGTGTGCAGGAGGGACGCAGGCGGTTAATGTTGCGAAGATTAAAGTAAGCTGGCCGGGTTGTATAGTTAATATGAGATGTAAAGGAAAGCGTGTTATTGATGATGACACCCAGACCTGAAGGGAGGGAGAGATGGCGTTATCTATTAAAGTTGTGAAACTGTGGGATTTGCCTAAGAAGCAAATAAGGTGTGAGAAGAAAAAGTCATGCATctctaaaacaaacaagcattATGGGAGAAAACAATGGGAGAAACAAGTTGTATTACTGAAGTTGTGAATGGAAGCCAGTGACTAGAATTTGGAGAAGGTGGAACTTGTAAATAGTTTGGATTCTTACCAGAATCTAAACATTTAGTGGACCAGTGATCCTGACCTGCTACCTCCTCTAAATATGATGTTTTCTTATCTTGTGTGAGGTGTTAGTGACTATAAATTCTGTATTTGAGAAGTTACCAACCATAATGCTGGCAAACTGTTCCCACACAGTCATTTATACAAATTTAAGTGGAGGCAAACCTTTCAGGCTGTCTGTCTTTTACCTGTCTCACAGTGTATTTAGCATCCATTTTTTAAAGTGGAGacagtttgttaaaatgatgaagaaaaaatgaGTGATCCTCCTCACATTAGCAACCCCCTGAAAAGATACCCCTTTCTATGGTTTTTCTATTACGCTCATAGGAAGCGCTGCTGTTCATGATAACAGTGTCTAATTCTAATTAAGCATCttgaaacatcagaaatgtaaataatggaATAGGAAAATCAGTTAAATGCACCCGACTTCTATCATAAATGAAATATATAGCCCCAATTATGGCAGACCTAAAGATATATCACCTTGGTTTAAGTATGTGAGCGTCTCCTCGTGCAGCTTGACAGCAGGTGAGGTGGCAGCACACAGCACATACTGGAATGGGGGATTTTTGGTCTCATTTTCAGGGGAAAGGCTGGAGTCCTCCTGCTTAAAGATGGGCAGAGCTAGCACATCACTGgcagagacaaaaagaaagaggagaaagatacaaacaaaagtaaacaagATTGTAATGCTGATTAGGCGGGAAAGAAAACCAGTCATACGtgaacaagtaaaacaaaaaggggACTTGATGCAAAATTAAACTGCTGTGTGGTTTATTCTTGATTCTTGACAGTTGTCATTTCAAATGTTTgatttgagtttatttatttatttatttttttgaaaatcctGCAACATAAGGGCCCATTCTCATTATCACACATTTACTATGACCTCCTTAAAGCAAAGATGAATGCTGCATTTACTCTTCAAGACTGACTGCTCTTCATATCCTTAGAGCATTAAATAGGCTTGTTACAGATAAACTGTTAATACCATTTTTGGTAGGACAGTAATTCACCCTGTCAAATTGTGAAATGATTAAATGGTTCTGCTTATTTTAGAATAAGTGATAAAGTCTTTCCATTGATCAAATGGCTCTCTTAGGACATATGCATAACGCTGCAGCACgataaatgaacagaaactcCCAGAGATAGAGATAATATATGTCAGCAACTCAGGCTAACATTTGGCAGGCACTCCAGACAACCAACCTGTCCTCAGCTCACCCTGACAAATGCTGCAGGAGTGTCAAATGGTGCAAATAGTACAGAAgggtgtgtgtgagagcgaGAGAGTGTATCACAGTGAATTTAGAAAAAGTCCTATCcatgcataaaaaataaagacaacaattCATAGTATCTAATTACCTGAAAACCTTTAAGACAAGTTATGAATCTACATCAGGACACAAGCTATAAATTACAAGCTATTTTTGCAGCACCTGATTCCAAACATTGTCTTTAAAACTATTATGTGCTGGAGTTATTAAACTTAGATCACATTCTCTGAGGTCTTGCAGGTGGTTTTCCTTTCAGTAGTCTGTGTCAGGTACGGCCAACCTGGGTACTGTTGCCCTGTTAACCATgtcacccccccaccccctgtCAACCTATGTCTGAGTCCTGAAATCTGAGGAGCGGGTTTCACTGCAACACACTGAGACATTCTGTTCCCACCAGCTGCTGACTTCAAACACACTCCTCAGCTCACCCAGATAGCACAAACGGTGTTTTCACTAATTCACTTACATGCATAGCATGAATTCAGTACAGATGAACTTGCTTGCACTCATATATGGCTGGCATAAACCCACGTCACACTCAGATAAACACACTTAAAGCAGATGGAAGAAAGAGCTGCTGATAAGACACATGCTTATCCCTTGGGGTCTTGTCCCCCCTCACAGAAATATCACTACCTCTGAATGACCTATtacataacacaacacacacacacacactaataacTAGTAAGTGAACAGGTGGTGTACAACAATACCAATAGCACTGACTTGAGTTAATCATTTAAGAGGCACAGACACCAGAAGTGTCCATGAATACGCCAGACAGATGATCAAAACTAGAGCTGACTAAGCAGTGTTTAATCAGGATCAAACAGTGTTCGGGAAAtagtgtaatttttttaagagTGGCACTCTGAGGATGAGCACATGTTGCTGAACTCTTATCACAATGTcttcaaagagaaaaagaaaaactacccatgtagcagctggagctggaTAACAGTTTAAAATGTGTGATGCAAATACAATGGAGGAAGTAATATCAaacagtagatttttttttattctgcataGTGAATAATTTCCTCCCTTTTAGTTCATAAACCAATCAAATAGTGTAAAACAGAGTTTTCAAATCAGTCCTTAAAGGGCCACGGTTCTGCAGGTCATAGATGcttttctgctccaacacatctaatttaaatgaaaaggatccaacagcttgttgtcaagttctgtacAATGACCAATTAAACTGTGATtgattaatttcagtcaggtgtgttgaagcagggaagcaTTTAttacctgcaggacagtggcctttgaggactggagttgtgGCTCTTAACATCATTGTGCATCAGTTTTACACAAATTCACTACAATGTTTacataaaatagtaaataaatgagCCAAAATCCTTTTAGTATTTTACGCTTTGATATTCAATTGGCTCAAAAGCATTTCTGTTTATTGACCATGGACTTGCATATAAAGTTTCAAAAGGACGTTTTTAAAAGtgtataaaattatttaaactgcAGCAATGCCAAAACAAGTTAAACTTCTAgactttaaaacataaaaatggttAGCTTTAAAATTTCCTCAGCAGCTAAGATCCACGatttatgacatttttaaaagatgttaaaataGACTCTAAATAAAACTCACACCAGCAACACTTAAAAGGACTTGATAAAATTATTGTAATCCCAAGCAGTGTTCTGTATATTCTTATGAAAATATGtggaaaatattacaaaaattaAGTTTGAAAAAAGATGTTTAGTGTGTCTCTTGGACTGAAGAACAAAGTTTAGCTCCAATCAACAAAAATCTCTaattaaaaggagaaaattcaACTGAGAGCAATCAGCTCAGTCATAATGTACAGATTGTACCAATactataaagaaaaaagcaatgGACCTTTTTGTAAGCATTTCCTAATTTAAACAATAATTCAGCAATAGACTCATAATCTCATAAACAGGGGGAGTTGAcatatagtttttgttcttcttaGTGTTAAACGTGTTTTCCTAAGCATTGACGTGGATTTGTAGAAAATAATCTTTGTCCCCGATCGTTGCACCCTgcagtgaaacaaagaaaactatcacACCTAATACAAATGCAATAACACACCCTGACAGCGGAACTAAAAGCTATAATGTTAACACTTCGAGACAGTGTGTTTTTCCCAACCACTCCTAGGCAGTAAAGCCTGGGTTGGCATGTTGAGTCCATCTCTAACCTCATGCTGTAGGCTCCAGCCCCAAGCTCCTGTCCGATGCCGGACAGACTAGCATCGAAGTCATGCACCAGTCCCGACTCGATGCTGGCATCGTCCATCTTCAGAACCCAGGCCATCGGCCCCAGCTCCTTGTCCTCGGCTTCAACTCGTAGGGCCGCCAGCTTGCTTCAGGTATGAGATGTCGGCTAACGAGGAAGTGGGCTCTGCAGCTTTTGAGTGATACCGCAAGAGGAAAGTTATGCTGCTAACCCGTTAGCCGCTGCTTGGCAAGCTGGGCAGCCGACCTGGTAGCTTTCTGCAGAGACGGAATTTATCGCCATATCTCTACTGGGCCTTTGAAAGCTTATTTTTCCACACAACACGGTGCTTCACTAGTGGCAGACTGCCCGAGAGCAACAATAAGTCAGAGCCCACACAGCTAGCAAATTGTTAGTCGTGACAGAAGATGCGGGCTGATTGTCAGCATGCTAACGTGAGCTAACAGTTAGCTTTATAAAGGCAGCGTAGCAAGCTGGCGCCAGTTTAGCAGCCCTATTGTTATTCCAGACAGTTAAACACTCGCTCAGCAAAATGCAACAACCtaaaatattatattgttagaGTCCACATGCAGCATCCCACGGAGCGTCCGCACAGCTGTTGCTACCAGACTACCAAGCTAACTAGCATCAACTTCACTTGCTTTGAATCAACTATCCAGTGACCTAAGACCAGCTCTTCTCTGGCGCTCCCTGTACAGTCCCAGACCTCTCTCCTCTTCTCATCGCGGTGCTGGAATCACCGCTGAGGCTTCCCGTCTTTAAGACGCAGTCCTTTAACCATCCAAAGTATAGCGTTTGATACAAA includes the following:
- the ubp1 gene encoding upstream-binding protein 1 isoform X2, which encodes MAWVLKMDDASIESGLVHDFDASLSGIGQELGAGAYSMSDVLALPIFKQEDSSLSPENETKNPPFQYVLCAATSPAVKLHEETLTYLNQGQSYEMRLLDNRRSGELPELTNKMVKSIVRVVFHDRRLQYTEHQQLEGWKWNRPGDRLLDIDIPMSVGIVEPKTHTSQLNAAEFLWDINKRTSVFVQVHCISTEFTPRKHGGEKGVPFRIQIDTFTQGEGGEYTEHLHSASCQIKVFKPKGADRKQKTDREKMEKRTTQEKEKYQPSYDTTVLSETRLEPIIEDAGDHELKKSSKRTLPADCGDSLAKRGSCSPWPDAAYASTNQAATPSFTSTPLSTYTTSSVLDSDSSSPNHQVDPGSHNNSELSPTASIQDTQKWLLKNRFSSYARLFSHFSGSDLLKLTRDDLVQICGPADGIRLFNALKSRSVRPRLTVYVCQESPQESPLLERHCTSENGDHSVSPSLHVYHALYLEELTAAELIRKMACVCGIPLGKINQVYRQGPTGIHILLSDQMVYNLPDESCFLISTLEDELSEGLHLILK
- the ubp1 gene encoding upstream-binding protein 1 isoform X4, yielding MAWVLKMDDASIESGLVHDFDASLSGIGQELGAGAYSMSDVLALPIFKQEDSSLSPENETKNPPFQYVLCAATSPAVKLHEETLTYLNQGQSYEMRLLDNRRSGELPELTNKMVKSIVRVVFHDRRLQYTEHQQLEGWKWNRPGDRLLDIDIPMSVGIVEPKTHTSQLNAAEFLWDINKRTSVFVQVHCISTEFTPRKHGGEKGVPFRIQIDTFTQGEGGEYTEHLHSASCQIKVFKPKGADRKQKTDREKMEKRTTQEKEKYQPSYDTTVLSECSPWPDAAYASTNQAATPSFTSTPLSTYTTSSVLDSDSSSPNHQVDPGSHNNSEQLSPTASIQDTQKWLLKNRFSSYARLFSHFSGSDLLKLTRDDLVQICGPADGIRLFNALKSRSVRPRLTVYVCQESPQESPLLERHCTSENGDHSVSPSLHVYHALYLEELTAAELIRKMACVCGIPLGKINQVYRQGPTGIHILLSDQMVYNLPDESCFLISTLEDELSEGLHLILK
- the ubp1 gene encoding upstream-binding protein 1 isoform X3; this translates as MLFWQPYTENFRAPAQICGSYTSDVLALPIFKQEDSSLSPENETKNPPFQYVLCAATSPAVKLHEETLTYLNQGQSYEMRLLDNRRSGELPELTNKMVKSIVRVVFHDRRLQYTEHQQLEGWKWNRPGDRLLDIDIPMSVGIVEPKTHTSQLNAAEFLWDINKRTSVFVQVHCISTEFTPRKHGGEKGVPFRIQIDTFTQGEGGEYTEHLHSASCQIKVFKPKGADRKQKTDREKMEKRTTQEKEKYQPSYDTTVLSETRLEPIIEDAGDHELKKSSKRTLPADCGDSLAKRGSCSPWPDAAYASTNQAATPSFTSTPLSTYTTSSVLDSDSSSPNHQVDPGSHNNSEQLSPTASIQDTQKWLLKNRFSSYARLFSHFSGSDLLKLTRDDLVQICGPADGIRLFNALKSRSVRPRLTVYVCQESPQESPLLERHCTSENGDHSVSPSLHVYHALYLEELTAAELIRKMACVCGIPLGKINQVYRQGPTGIHILLSDQMVYNLPDESCFLISTLEDELSEGLHLILK
- the ubp1 gene encoding upstream-binding protein 1 isoform X1 codes for the protein MAWVLKMDDASIESGLVHDFDASLSGIGQELGAGAYSMSDVLALPIFKQEDSSLSPENETKNPPFQYVLCAATSPAVKLHEETLTYLNQGQSYEMRLLDNRRSGELPELTNKMVKSIVRVVFHDRRLQYTEHQQLEGWKWNRPGDRLLDIDIPMSVGIVEPKTHTSQLNAAEFLWDINKRTSVFVQVHCISTEFTPRKHGGEKGVPFRIQIDTFTQGEGGEYTEHLHSASCQIKVFKPKGADRKQKTDREKMEKRTTQEKEKYQPSYDTTVLSETRLEPIIEDAGDHELKKSSKRTLPADCGDSLAKRGSCSPWPDAAYASTNQAATPSFTSTPLSTYTTSSVLDSDSSSPNHQVDPGSHNNSEQLSPTASIQDTQKWLLKNRFSSYARLFSHFSGSDLLKLTRDDLVQICGPADGIRLFNALKSRSVRPRLTVYVCQESPQESPLLERHCTSENGDHSVSPSLHVYHALYLEELTAAELIRKMACVCGIPLGKINQVYRQGPTGIHILLSDQMVYNLPDESCFLISTLEDELSEGLHLILK